The following are from one region of the Anabas testudineus chromosome 2, fAnaTes1.2, whole genome shotgun sequence genome:
- the LOC113164332 gene encoding DDRGK domain-containing protein 1, whose product MDVELYLIAAAILIVLIVFAVKVRRKTQEADDQQRRDVVRAVGPPQRAAEERGAGMPRRRRNLAAVMANRRPQREAVEHEEELVEEEEVEQQNVQPTAKIGAKKQKKLEEKQAKKAQREAEMEEREERKRMQELRDQERRQEEERARLQEQKQEEMELRAKEEQEKREEEEYLKLKASFVIEDQGEEEQLTEDQSRNMLQEFIQYIESSKVVLLEDLASHFGMRTQDAIARLQDLLAEGSLTGVIDDRGKFISITPEELDSVAQFIKQRGRISITELAQASNSLINLIPESRTNA is encoded by the exons CTGATGACCAGCAGCGGCGGGATGTTGTGCGGGCAGTGGGGCCCCCTCAGCGAGCAGCAGAAGAGCGAGGAGCCGGTATGCCCCGCAGGAGGAGGAACTTGGCCGCGGTGATGGCTAACAGACGAccacagagagaagctgtggaACATG AGGAGGAACttgtggaggaagaggaggtggagcagcagaATGTTCAGCCAACTGCAAAAATTGGAGCCAAAAAGCAAAAGAAGCTAGAGGAGAAACAGGCCAAGAAAGCCCAGAGAGAG gcagagatggaggagagggaggagaggaagaggatgcaGGAGCTCAGGGATCAGGAAAGAAggcaggaagaagagagagcGCGGctgcaggaacagaaacag GAGGAGATGGAGCTTCGAGCcaaagaggagcaggagaagcgggaggaggaggagtactTAAAACTGAAGGCCTCCTTTGTCATAGAGGACcagggggaggaggagcagcttACTGAAGACCAG tcgCGCAACATGTTGCAAGAATTCATCCAGTACATCGAG AGCTCTAAggttgttctgctggaggacTTGGCTTCTCATTTCGGGATGAGGACACAGGATGCCATCGCCAGATTACAGGACTTGTTAGCCGAAGGTTCCCTCACTG GGGTGATTGACGACAGGGGGAAGTTTATCTCCATCACTCCAGAAGAACTGGACTCAGTGGCTCAGTTCATCAAACAGAGAGGCAGGATTTCCATCACAGAGCTGGCCCAGGCCAGTAACTCCCTCATCAACCTAATCCCTGAGAGCCGCACCAACGCCTGA